In the Kitasatospora terrestris genome, one interval contains:
- a CDS encoding DUF2786 domain-containing protein, with translation MLERAVHEAVAARPETLDWVLDGGASLLAASAERWPAVSRALLGYAERAVGRCWTAGWRPADLVRVVRRELGAAHLALAVDLIAAEGRRHPAAALDRRWHEQLRELAVEVWWESDEQYLGAFAERHRQDRFALATTALELLRCWALLPPVNPVGPVPGGSAPRAGAPVAGEPRMLGRIRALLAKAESTEYPEEAEALSEKAQQLMAQHSIDEALLAAGAPAPDAPAALRIGIDSPYEGPKAMLLDAVAAANRCKVVWAKEFGFCTIVGFDADLDAVELLYTSLLVQATAAMSREGGRKHRDGAPRTKAFRQSFLIAYAARIRERLTAATEQATSDAAAGRRLREDGTVERVADAERLLPVLKAREEAVEDAVGRMFPKLVSQRVRVSDGEGWAAGRAAADRAALNGRSGAIGR, from the coding sequence CTGCTGGAGCGGGCCGTGCACGAGGCCGTCGCGGCGCGGCCGGAGACGCTGGACTGGGTGCTGGACGGCGGGGCCTCGCTGCTCGCCGCGTCCGCCGAGCGCTGGCCCGCCGTCAGCCGGGCCCTGCTCGGGTACGCCGAGCGCGCCGTCGGCCGCTGCTGGACGGCCGGCTGGCGGCCCGCCGACCTGGTCCGGGTGGTGCGGCGCGAGCTGGGTGCGGCGCACCTGGCGCTGGCCGTCGACCTGATCGCCGCCGAGGGCCGCCGGCACCCCGCCGCCGCGCTGGACCGGCGCTGGCACGAGCAGTTGCGCGAACTCGCCGTCGAGGTGTGGTGGGAGAGCGACGAGCAGTACCTGGGCGCCTTCGCCGAACGGCACCGGCAGGACCGGTTCGCGCTCGCCACCACCGCGCTGGAGCTGCTGCGCTGCTGGGCGCTGCTGCCCCCGGTCAACCCGGTCGGGCCGGTGCCCGGCGGGTCGGCGCCCCGGGCGGGCGCGCCGGTGGCGGGCGAGCCGCGGATGCTCGGCCGGATCCGGGCCCTGCTGGCGAAGGCCGAGTCCACCGAGTACCCGGAGGAGGCCGAGGCGCTCAGCGAGAAGGCCCAGCAGCTGATGGCCCAGCACTCCATCGACGAGGCGCTGCTGGCCGCCGGGGCGCCCGCCCCGGACGCGCCGGCCGCGCTGCGGATCGGCATCGACAGCCCGTACGAGGGCCCCAAGGCGATGCTGCTGGACGCGGTGGCGGCGGCGAACCGCTGCAAGGTCGTGTGGGCGAAGGAGTTCGGCTTCTGCACCATCGTCGGCTTCGACGCCGACCTGGACGCGGTCGAGCTGCTGTACACCTCGCTGCTGGTGCAGGCCACCGCCGCGATGAGCCGCGAGGGCGGCCGGAAGCACCGCGACGGCGCCCCGCGCACCAAGGCGTTCCGGCAGTCCTTCCTGATCGCGTACGCTGCGCGGATCCGGGAGCGGCTGACCGCCGCCACCGAGCAGGCGACCTCCGACGCGGCCGCCGGCCGGCGGCTGCGCGAGGACGGCACCGTGGAGCGGGTCGCCGACGCGGAGCGGCTGCTGCCGGTGCTCAAGGCCCGCGAGGAGGCCGTCGAGGACGCGGTCGGGCGGATGTTCCCGAAGCTGGTCTCGCAGCGGGTGCGGGTGAGCGACGGCGAGGGGTGGGCGGCCGGCCGGGCCGCCGCCGACCGGGCCGCGCTGAACGGACGGTCGGGCGCGATCGGGCGCTGA
- a CDS encoding ADP-ribosylglycohydrolase family protein: MGQYVDYADRVRGSLLGGSLGDALGWPVEFLRLDAIRDRFGPAGITSLLLRGGEAEVTDDTQMTLFTAEGLLRGGTPEAVREAYGRWFLTQRLPGPERRPDGWLLAQPFLYASRAPGNACLSGLAGYPYRPAVAFGTPGPVNPDSKGCGTVMRSAPFGLIGLGPGPAFELAARCAQQTHGHPTGYLAAGAFAALLERVCAGVEPRRAVEETAVQTARHPSSEETVEALLRALRIVDEGAPSAEAVERVGLGWIAEECLAIAVYCALAGADARAALVLSVNHSGDSDSAGAVCGNLVGAMYGTAGLPADWLAVVEGREVVRQVADDLLIAHTYGDPARIADRYPPAATAAAAPAAEPAPPAKPRFRSRP, from the coding sequence GTGGGGCAGTACGTCGACTACGCGGACCGGGTGCGGGGCTCGCTGCTGGGCGGGTCGCTCGGCGACGCGCTGGGCTGGCCGGTGGAGTTCCTGCGGCTGGACGCGATCCGGGACCGGTTCGGGCCCGCCGGGATCACCTCGCTGCTCCTGCGGGGCGGGGAGGCGGAGGTCACCGACGACACCCAGATGACCCTGTTCACCGCCGAGGGCCTGCTGCGCGGCGGCACGCCCGAGGCCGTCCGCGAGGCGTACGGGCGGTGGTTCCTCACCCAGCGCCTCCCCGGCCCCGAGCGGCGGCCGGACGGCTGGCTGCTCGCCCAGCCGTTCCTGTACGCCTCCCGGGCGCCCGGCAACGCCTGCCTGAGCGGGCTGGCCGGCTACCCGTACCGGCCCGCCGTCGCCTTCGGCACTCCCGGGCCGGTCAACCCGGACTCCAAGGGCTGCGGGACGGTGATGCGCTCGGCGCCGTTCGGGCTGATCGGGCTGGGCCCCGGGCCCGCCTTCGAACTGGCCGCGCGGTGCGCGCAGCAGACCCACGGCCACCCGACCGGGTACCTGGCCGCGGGCGCCTTCGCCGCGCTGCTGGAGCGGGTCTGCGCGGGCGTCGAGCCGCGGCGGGCGGTCGAGGAGACCGCCGTCCAGACCGCGCGGCACCCCTCCTCGGAGGAGACCGTGGAGGCCCTGCTGCGGGCGCTGCGGATCGTCGACGAGGGCGCGCCGTCGGCGGAGGCGGTCGAGCGGGTCGGCCTCGGCTGGATCGCCGAGGAGTGCCTGGCGATCGCGGTGTACTGCGCGCTGGCGGGGGCGGACGCGCGGGCCGCGCTGGTCCTGTCGGTCAACCACTCCGGGGACAGCGACTCCGCGGGGGCCGTGTGCGGCAACCTGGTCGGCGCGATGTACGGCACCGCCGGGCTGCCGGCCGACTGGCTCGCCGTGGTCGAGGGCCGCGAGGTCGTCCGCCAGGTCGCCGACGACCTGCTGATAGCCCACACCTACGGTGATCCGGCCCGCATCGCCGACCGCTACCCGCCCGCCGCCACGGCCGCCGCCGCCCCGGCCGCCGAGCCCGCCCCGCCGGCCAAGCCCCGCTTCCGCAGCCGCCCCTGA
- a CDS encoding ADP-ribosylglycohydrolase family protein, translating into MKRATGAMLGLAIGDALGKPTEFTPWDELTRSTPDWRELPLPEKALVTDDTQMTLALARALKAALAAGPLVPLRLERPLREEFVEWWRSPENNRAPGMTCMKSCWRLSRPGRPWQEASDIGSKGCGANMRVAPLGLVRELTDRQVAGAAQLQSGLTHGHPTALAASELTAFTVRRLAEGVAPAELPARLREHALANRTRYDAFWLGDLAARAQDHSAEEFIARGWDDCLAVLDRLDAALARPARDGDPCEITGEGWIAEEAFATALLCFLLFPDDPVAAVRRGACSSGDSDSIACLAGAFAGAHHGAAAWPADWVERIEHRDELLALGALWD; encoded by the coding sequence ATGAAGCGGGCGACCGGAGCGATGCTGGGCCTGGCGATCGGCGACGCCCTCGGCAAGCCCACCGAGTTCACCCCCTGGGACGAGCTCACCCGGAGCACCCCCGACTGGCGCGAACTCCCGCTCCCCGAGAAGGCGCTGGTCACCGACGACACCCAGATGACGCTCGCCCTCGCCCGCGCCCTCAAGGCCGCCCTCGCGGCCGGCCCGCTCGTCCCGCTGCGCCTGGAGCGGCCGCTGCGCGAGGAGTTCGTGGAGTGGTGGCGCTCCCCGGAGAACAACCGGGCGCCCGGCATGACCTGCATGAAGTCCTGCTGGCGGCTCAGCAGGCCGGGGCGGCCCTGGCAGGAGGCCAGTGACATCGGCTCCAAGGGCTGCGGCGCCAACATGCGGGTCGCCCCGCTCGGCCTGGTCCGCGAGCTGACCGACCGCCAGGTCGCCGGGGCGGCCCAGCTGCAGTCCGGGCTGACCCACGGCCACCCGACCGCGCTGGCCGCCAGTGAACTCACCGCGTTCACCGTCCGCCGGCTCGCCGAGGGCGTCGCCCCGGCCGAGCTGCCCGCCCGACTGCGCGAGCACGCCCTCGCCAACCGCACCCGTTACGACGCGTTCTGGCTCGGCGACCTGGCCGCGCGCGCCCAGGACCACTCCGCCGAGGAGTTCATCGCCCGCGGATGGGACGACTGCCTGGCCGTCCTCGACCGGCTCGACGCGGCGCTGGCCCGGCCCGCGCGGGACGGCGACCCGTGCGAGATCACCGGCGAGGGGTGGATCGCCGAAGAGGCCTTCGCCACCGCCCTGCTGTGCTTCCTGCTGTTCCCCGACGACCCGGTCGCGGCGGTCCGGCGCGGCGCCTGCTCCTCCGGCGACTCCGACTCGATCGCCTGCCTGGCCGGCGCCTTCGCCGGCGCCCACCACGGCGCCGCCGCCTGGCCGGCCGACTGGGTCGAGCGGATCGAGCACCGCGACGAACTCCTCGCCCTCGGCGCCCTCTGGGACTGA
- a CDS encoding cytochrome P450 codes for MATGTFDPWSAEFVAHPYDAYADLRANAPVSWYEPSGQWLVSRYADVSALLRDRRLGRTYTHRFTHEEFGRPAPDPAHEPFHTLNDHGLLDLEAPDHTRIRRLVSKAFTPRMVESLRPTVARLADELVGGLLADGGGDLIAEVAEPLPVAVIAEMLGVPESDRHLLRPWSADITGMFELNPGPETAERAVRASVEFSDYLRALIRERRAAPGEDLISRLAQVADEGDVLSEQETVSTCVLLLNAGHEATVNTTGNGWWALFRNPGELARLRGSVDALLPTAVEELMRWDTPLQMFERWVLEDIEVAGVTIPRGSEVALLFGSANRDPARFADPDRLDLGRADNPHITFGAGIHFCLGAPLARMELTESYGALLRRAPGLSLVSEPVWRPGYVIRGLEELIVEIR; via the coding sequence ATGGCGACCGGTACGTTCGACCCGTGGTCGGCCGAGTTCGTGGCGCACCCGTACGACGCCTACGCCGACCTGCGGGCGAACGCACCGGTCAGCTGGTACGAGCCCAGCGGCCAGTGGCTGGTCTCCCGGTACGCCGACGTCAGCGCGCTGCTCCGGGACCGCCGGCTCGGCCGCACCTACACCCACCGCTTCACCCACGAGGAGTTCGGCCGGCCCGCGCCCGACCCCGCGCACGAGCCCTTCCACACCCTCAACGACCACGGGCTGCTCGACCTGGAGGCCCCCGACCACACCCGGATCCGCCGGCTGGTCTCCAAGGCCTTCACCCCGCGCATGGTCGAATCCCTGCGGCCCACCGTCGCCCGGCTCGCCGACGAGCTGGTCGGCGGGCTGCTGGCGGACGGCGGCGGCGACCTGATCGCCGAGGTCGCCGAACCGCTGCCGGTCGCGGTGATCGCCGAGATGCTCGGCGTCCCCGAATCCGACCGGCACCTGCTGAGGCCCTGGTCCGCCGACATCACCGGGATGTTCGAGCTGAACCCGGGCCCGGAGACCGCCGAGCGGGCCGTCCGGGCCAGTGTCGAGTTCTCCGACTACCTGCGCGCACTGATCCGCGAACGCCGTGCCGCTCCCGGCGAGGACCTGATCAGCCGGCTCGCCCAGGTCGCCGACGAGGGTGACGTGCTCAGCGAGCAGGAGACGGTCTCCACCTGCGTCCTGCTGCTCAACGCCGGCCACGAGGCCACCGTCAACACCACCGGCAACGGCTGGTGGGCGCTCTTCCGCAACCCCGGCGAACTCGCCCGGCTGCGCGGCTCCGTCGACGCGCTCCTGCCCACCGCCGTCGAGGAACTGATGCGCTGGGACACCCCGCTGCAGATGTTCGAACGCTGGGTGCTGGAGGACATCGAGGTGGCCGGCGTGACGATCCCGCGCGGGTCGGAGGTCGCCCTGCTCTTCGGCTCCGCCAACCGCGACCCCGCCCGCTTCGCCGACCCCGACCGCCTCGACCTCGGCCGCGCCGACAACCCGCACATCACCTTCGGTGCCGGAATCCACTTCTGCCTGGGCGCGCCGCTCGCCAGAATGGAGCTCACCGAGTCGTACGGCGCACTGCTGCGCCGGGCCCCCGGGCTCTCGCTGGTCAGCGAACCCGTCTGGCGCCCGGGCTACGTGATCCGCGGCCTGGAGGAACTGATCGTCGAGATCCGGTGA
- a CDS encoding SIR2 family NAD-dependent protein deacylase has protein sequence MTQKRPLIAVMTGAGISTDSGIPDYRGPQGLWQRDPSAQELVTIGPYLADPDVRRRSWLMRRDIGAAAAEPNAGHRALVDLERSGVPMRVLTQNVDGLHQRAGLPARKVIELHGTATEVQCVKCRVRSGMDAALARVAAGEDDPACEACGGVLKPCTVMFGEMLDPVVIDKADAVAKACDLFVAVGSSLQVNPAAALPRIALEHGARLIVVNGEPTPYDADAVEVIRQPISTALPALVGRIVAGAYDGTPTSRE, from the coding sequence ATGACCCAGAAGCGTCCGCTGATCGCCGTGATGACCGGCGCCGGCATCTCCACCGACTCAGGCATCCCCGACTACCGTGGCCCGCAGGGGCTCTGGCAGCGCGACCCGAGCGCGCAGGAGCTGGTCACCATCGGCCCGTACCTGGCCGACCCGGACGTGCGCCGCCGCTCCTGGCTGATGCGCCGGGACATCGGTGCGGCCGCCGCCGAGCCCAACGCCGGCCACCGCGCGCTGGTCGACCTGGAACGCTCCGGGGTGCCGATGCGGGTGCTCACCCAGAACGTCGACGGCCTGCACCAGCGGGCCGGACTGCCGGCCCGCAAGGTGATCGAACTGCACGGCACCGCCACCGAGGTGCAGTGCGTGAAGTGCCGGGTGCGCAGCGGTATGGACGCGGCGCTGGCCCGGGTCGCCGCCGGCGAGGACGACCCGGCCTGCGAGGCCTGCGGCGGCGTGCTCAAGCCGTGCACCGTGATGTTCGGCGAGATGCTCGACCCCGTGGTGATCGACAAGGCGGACGCCGTCGCCAAGGCCTGCGACCTGTTCGTCGCGGTCGGCAGCAGCCTGCAGGTGAACCCGGCGGCCGCACTGCCGCGGATCGCCCTGGAGCACGGCGCCCGGCTGATCGTCGTCAACGGCGAACCCACGCCGTACGACGCGGACGCCGTCGAGGTGATCCGCCAACCGATCTCCACCGCGCTGCCCGCCCTGGTCGGGAGGATCGTCGCCGGTGCCTACGATGGCACCCCGACGAGCAGGGAGTGA
- a CDS encoding response regulator transcription factor — protein MPIRVVVADDQELVRAGFGMILDAQPDIEVVAEAADGEQAIEAVRAHAPDVLLLDVRMPVMDGLEAARRVCAEFPDCKVIMLTTFDIDDYVYDALYAGASGFLLKDVRRDDLAHGVRMVASGEALLAPSVTRRLIGEFTARRGAAGGGPAQPSRAPSRLLEQLTAREAETLRLLARGLSNAEIAADLVVSEHTVKTHVSNVLAKLQLRDRVHAVVFAYESGAVVAGSADGGEPLREIP, from the coding sequence ATGCCGATTCGGGTGGTCGTCGCGGACGACCAGGAGCTGGTGCGGGCCGGGTTCGGCATGATCCTGGACGCGCAGCCGGACATCGAGGTGGTGGCCGAGGCCGCCGACGGGGAGCAGGCGATCGAGGCGGTCCGCGCGCACGCCCCGGACGTGCTGCTGCTCGACGTCCGGATGCCGGTGATGGACGGGCTGGAGGCGGCCCGGCGGGTCTGCGCGGAGTTCCCGGACTGCAAGGTGATCATGCTGACCACGTTCGACATCGACGACTACGTCTACGACGCGCTGTACGCGGGGGCCAGCGGCTTCCTGCTGAAGGACGTCCGGCGGGACGACCTGGCGCACGGCGTCAGGATGGTCGCCTCCGGCGAGGCGCTGCTGGCGCCGTCCGTCACCCGGCGGCTGATCGGTGAGTTCACCGCCCGGCGGGGGGCGGCCGGCGGCGGCCCGGCGCAGCCCTCGCGGGCGCCCTCGCGGCTGCTGGAGCAGCTGACGGCCCGTGAGGCGGAGACCCTGCGGCTGCTCGCCCGGGGCCTGTCCAACGCCGAGATCGCCGCCGACCTGGTGGTCAGCGAGCACACCGTGAAGACCCATGTCAGCAACGTGCTGGCCAAGTTGCAGTTGCGCGACCGGGTGCACGCGGTGGTCTTCGCGTACGAGTCGGGGGCGGTGGTGGCGGGCTCGGCGGATGGGGGAGAACCCCTCCGGGAGATCCCCTAG
- a CDS encoding sensor histidine kinase — protein sequence MERAVRARAWLSDRLGRVDPMVADALLALFSAGVSLWSVYDDTPAWSWWVYLLAASSSFALPWRRRFPGAVLLASTVPAAALSVVAHSVMPQVQVFAVVAIYTLADRGRDWQRLLTLAVLVVGNIVGTRSPSGALFSLLVSVGSFVFGSLVRELRRLASVEAERAHQVELRAASDAARAVAEERARIAREMHDILAHAVSLMVIQAEAGPLVVRSDPDRAVRTFDTIADSGRDAMVQLRRVLGVLKEDGAGPLLAPQPRLAELPAVVERVRASGVRVDARIEECGPADVQAAAYRIVQEALTNTVKHAEASRVTVRVARAGAELAVEVSDDGRGAVGPTDAVSGWSGGRGLVSIRERAAACGGSAQAGPGPSGRGFRVAARLPLQA from the coding sequence ATGGAGCGTGCGGTGCGGGCGCGAGCGTGGCTCTCGGACCGGCTGGGCCGAGTGGATCCGATGGTGGCCGATGCCCTGCTGGCGCTGTTCTCGGCGGGCGTCTCGCTGTGGTCGGTGTACGACGACACACCGGCGTGGTCGTGGTGGGTGTACCTGTTGGCGGCCTCCTCGTCCTTCGCACTGCCGTGGCGGCGGCGCTTCCCCGGTGCGGTGCTGCTTGCCAGCACCGTTCCCGCCGCGGCGCTGTCGGTGGTGGCCCACTCGGTGATGCCCCAGGTGCAGGTCTTCGCCGTGGTCGCGATATACACGCTGGCCGACCGCGGCCGGGACTGGCAGCGGCTGCTGACCCTGGCGGTCCTGGTGGTCGGCAACATCGTGGGCACCCGATCGCCGAGCGGCGCGCTGTTCAGCCTGCTGGTCTCGGTCGGCAGCTTCGTCTTCGGCTCGCTGGTGCGCGAGCTGCGCCGGCTCGCCAGCGTGGAGGCGGAGCGGGCGCACCAGGTCGAACTGCGCGCGGCCAGCGACGCGGCCCGGGCGGTCGCCGAGGAGCGGGCCAGGATCGCCCGGGAGATGCACGACATCCTGGCGCACGCCGTCTCGCTGATGGTGATCCAGGCGGAGGCCGGTCCGCTGGTGGTCCGCAGCGATCCGGACCGGGCGGTGCGGACCTTCGACACCATCGCCGACTCGGGTCGCGACGCGATGGTGCAGCTGCGCAGGGTGCTCGGGGTGCTGAAGGAGGACGGGGCCGGGCCGCTGCTCGCCCCGCAGCCCCGGCTGGCCGAACTGCCCGCCGTGGTCGAGCGGGTGCGCGCGTCCGGAGTCCGGGTGGACGCCCGGATCGAGGAGTGCGGGCCGGCGGACGTGCAGGCGGCGGCGTACCGGATCGTCCAGGAGGCGCTGACCAACACGGTCAAGCACGCGGAGGCCTCCCGGGTGACCGTCCGGGTGGCCAGGGCGGGTGCGGAGCTGGCGGTGGAGGTCAGTGACGACGGCCGCGGGGCGGTCGGCCCGACGGACGCGGTCAGCGGGTGGTCGGGCGGCCGCGGACTGGTGTCGATCAGGGAGCGGGCCGCGGCCTGCGGCGGCAGCGCGCAGGCGGGCCCCGGCCCGAGCGGGCGCGGGTTCAGGGTGGCGGCGCGGCTGCCCCTGCAGGCGTAG
- a CDS encoding DUF4097 family beta strand repeat-containing protein: MRRTSVWVAAGTVAVGVLAGCSIGPEQRREIAYGVDGPVRALVVEGATGDVEVVSGGSALTVVERHRYRGRAPEAVHQVVDGTLTVSYRCSDCSVGYRVEVPEATAVTVHNSTGDVRITGPAGRVEARSSTGRVVARGLTASAVRLESSTGEVRASFEDAPAEVTATSATGSVEVTLPTGRTYDVDARSGTGEVRVGVERSTSAPRRVTARSGTGDVTVTRG, encoded by the coding sequence ATGAGGCGGACATCGGTGTGGGTCGCGGCGGGTACGGTGGCGGTGGGGGTGCTGGCTGGGTGCTCGATCGGGCCCGAGCAGCGCCGTGAGATCGCGTACGGGGTCGACGGGCCGGTAAGGGCCCTGGTGGTGGAGGGGGCGACCGGCGACGTCGAGGTCGTCAGCGGAGGCAGCGCGCTGACGGTGGTGGAGCGCCACCGGTACCGGGGCCGCGCCCCGGAGGCCGTCCACCAGGTCGTGGACGGCACGCTGACCGTGTCCTACCGCTGCTCGGACTGCTCGGTGGGCTACCGGGTGGAGGTGCCCGAGGCCACCGCGGTGACGGTGCACAACTCGACCGGTGACGTGCGGATCACCGGGCCGGCGGGCCGGGTGGAGGCACGGAGCTCGACCGGGAGGGTGGTGGCGCGGGGGCTGACGGCGTCGGCGGTCCGGCTGGAGAGCAGTACCGGTGAGGTCAGGGCCTCGTTCGAGGACGCTCCCGCCGAGGTGACGGCGACCAGTGCGACCGGCAGTGTGGAGGTCACCCTGCCCACCGGCCGGACGTACGACGTGGACGCCAGGTCCGGCACCGGCGAGGTGCGGGTGGGGGTGGAGCGCTCGACCTCCGCCCCGCGCCGGGTCACCGCCCGCAGCGGGACCGGTGACGTCACGGTCACCCGTGGCTGA
- a CDS encoding Crp/Fnr family transcriptional regulator: MDGSTVPARWVHIIRAAGHKSSWQRGELLMRQGEAAERVILLDRGLVKVTTESATGYTSLLALRGAGELLGELSCVDGGPRSATASAMGAVSGVSVPARTFTGLLEVHPGLALAVLRCVALRLRESDIERGDLGALPVGTRTAVVLARLSRRYGETLGSPECATARRLSITQHELAGAVGASRESVVRALSDLVGDGLIRVGRGRVVVSDPTVLAEWRSGAVGSGGGSEP, from the coding sequence GTGGACGGATCGACGGTGCCCGCACGGTGGGTGCACATCATCAGGGCTGCCGGGCACAAGAGCTCCTGGCAGCGTGGAGAGCTGCTCATGCGGCAGGGGGAGGCAGCTGAGCGGGTCATCCTTCTGGACCGCGGGCTGGTGAAGGTCACCACGGAGTCGGCCACCGGCTACACCAGCCTGCTGGCCTTGCGGGGTGCGGGTGAACTGCTCGGCGAACTGTCCTGTGTGGACGGTGGGCCACGATCGGCCACGGCCAGCGCGATGGGGGCGGTCTCCGGAGTTTCGGTCCCCGCGCGCACGTTCACCGGGCTCCTCGAGGTGCACCCCGGGCTGGCACTGGCGGTGCTGCGTTGTGTCGCCCTCCGGCTCCGGGAATCCGACATCGAGCGGGGAGACCTCGGGGCCCTGCCGGTCGGTACTCGTACGGCCGTCGTGCTCGCACGGCTCTCCCGGCGCTACGGCGAAACCCTCGGGTCGCCGGAGTGCGCCACGGCCCGCCGGCTGTCGATCACCCAGCACGAGTTGGCCGGAGCGGTGGGAGCCTCTCGCGAGTCGGTGGTGCGGGCGTTGAGCGACCTGGTGGGCGACGGCCTGATCCGGGTCGGTCGTGGACGGGTCGTGGTGAGCGACCCGACGGTCCTCGCGGAGTGGAGGTCCGGGGCTGTGGGGTCGGGTGGTGGATCAGAGCCGTGA
- a CDS encoding Pycsar system effector family protein has translation MGAKGAMNSDATTTAPAEIHQDRGSNGDALGAAWQIHGAVSELIGRVDSKASLALSLESAALVAITTLTQATGSHPRLQQTAATVAAWAGAVAIVTALVLAIAAVLPRTGSPVQPGDWRSNIVYFGHLRHGDAEQLVRELSEQDLLPALSRQLIELSHIAWAKHRCVRASLVLAGIGIVTATAPMMMETLG, from the coding sequence ATGGGAGCCAAGGGCGCCATGAACAGCGATGCGACGACAACCGCCCCGGCAGAAATCCACCAGGACCGGGGATCCAACGGCGACGCACTTGGCGCCGCCTGGCAGATCCACGGCGCTGTCTCGGAGTTGATCGGCCGGGTCGACAGCAAGGCCTCACTCGCGCTGAGTCTCGAATCCGCAGCCCTCGTGGCCATCACTACCCTCACCCAGGCAACCGGTTCGCATCCGAGGCTGCAGCAGACGGCCGCCACGGTGGCGGCCTGGGCCGGAGCAGTCGCGATCGTGACGGCGCTGGTCCTCGCGATCGCGGCGGTCCTCCCTCGTACCGGTTCACCGGTGCAGCCGGGCGACTGGCGGTCCAACATCGTGTACTTCGGTCACCTGCGCCACGGTGATGCCGAGCAGTTGGTCCGCGAGCTGTCCGAACAGGATCTTCTGCCCGCTCTCAGCCGGCAGCTGATCGAGCTCTCGCACATAGCCTGGGCGAAACACCGCTGTGTCCGTGCCTCCCTGGTTCTGGCCGGAATCGGCATCGTCACCGCGACCGCACCGATGATGATGGAGACCCTGGGTTGA